In Thunnus thynnus chromosome 17, fThuThy2.1, whole genome shotgun sequence, the genomic window gttggcaattgatttaatagttggcaactaattgattaatcgactaatgattgcagctctacatgtaTTAGTGTAGTTTTTGCAACTTCTTGCACTTTGGTATTTGGAAATGGAGAACATTTAGAGATTCTCAAGGATCCAAATCGCTGTGGGAAATGTAGAATAAttctgtgaaaagaaaaagctcTGGAATTTAACCTACCATGGACAgcaatgattaaaataaataaagttgagaCACAAGTTCTCTTCATACATACTGCTTTCCAGATGGTGCAGAGTTGTAAGGGCTAAAGCTTTTGGGAGTCTTGGTCATGGTTTACTGTATTGGTTACTCTCCTGCAGGAACCTGAATGATGGTGAACCAGGCCAGTTGTCTCTCTGCGAGATGGTCAGAGAACCAGCAGCCAGCACCCAGAGGTGGTCTGAAACCCTACAGATGGAAGTGTTTAGGGAATGCACAGGTACAATTACACGGCTGCCCCTTTACTGGAAACAAAGTCTTCTCATCATTTACAGTGAGGTGTCTAATTCCAATTATCTACAAATGCACAAGATTTACTTTCAATTCATCATCTTTCAGACAGCTGGCCAACAGCCAGCCACATGACAGATGACGGAGAGGAGATCAACCCTCTGCAGAGGTACCGATGGTCAGCTGCCACAGTAAAGATCCTTTCTTCAATGCCCAGTCGCACTGTTGGTGAGATGAAATGTTTCTCGCTACTTTCGAAAAAGTTGTCACCAGGCGATACAATCTTTCTGTGGCtgttaaaaataagacaaatgtCCAGAGAATAAAATAAGCTTGACTGTCTGTTGACAGGGCAAACTAGCACTACAGGCACTTCCAGGTGTGCAACACGCTCCTCTCAGCTACACAGACACCAGACCACATCCCAGGATACTTCCCACCACTCCAGACCAATCCAGGATGACTTTGTCCTTACAGATGTGGAAGAAATAAGTGGTGAAGGTAAAATAGCTCCAAACATTAGACAATTATTACTGTTGTTCAAGTGAGTCTTCCTGTTCTTCTCTCTACACTGAGCGTCAATGAGTCAATTTCTAGAATGTGGTTTTACAGAAAACGAGAAGGAGCAGTTGCTATCCAGGCTTCAAGGTCTCTCAGTGGCTGATAGCATGCGTAAGCTGCGAGCCATGCCACTTAGCCTCGCAGACAAGAAGGAGCTCAGGTACACATGGCACTGACAACAAGAAATGACCTCAGAATAAAAGCTATCGAAATTTTGGTAACTTATAGCGATGATGAACCTGATGTGCTCTCACCATCTCTGCAAGGTGTTTAAACTACCTCACCTCTTGTTTTATTAGGCAACTCGCTCTCAATGATGTAGCTGAAAGTTCATTCATCACCAGAAAGATTCCATACTACAGCAGTTTCAGAATGTACATTTCAAGGGTAAGTACAAACAGGAAAAAGTGTATATCAGTGTTTGCTGTGTCATCAGTGTTTGCTGTGTCATCAGTCACATGTTTCGCTTCCCTCAGACTTGGCGCCAATGCGTCTACAACTGCCTCCCCATCCTTGCGTCCCTCCGATTGTGGCACTCGCCCATGAAGCGACTGAGTGGGCGTTTTGGAACCGGAGTGCTCTCCTACTTCCTGTTTCTCCGAACCCTCATGCTGTTtaacctcctcctcttcttcatcaccGGCCTATTTCTGGTGTTCCCTCAAGCCATCAACCCTCCTCTAAATGACCGCCGTTACAACAATTTCACTGGTCTTGAGCTTCTCACAGGCAAGGTGAGATGTGGTCGATGTGTACTTCTTGTCCTTCTGTCTGTGGCACTTTCTTGAACAAGATCTCCCCTCCATCTGCTCTCCTGTCAGGGTTACTTCTCTCAGAGTCTGATGTTTTACGGCTACTACAGCAACACCAACAGCACAATCATACCTGCAGCCTATTTCTTTACCATCACCATCGCCTTCTTCATTATCTGCATCATCCTGGTGCACAGGTCAGacaataaattcatttttttatatgcATTCATGCTATTTTAGTCCATATGCTATgtgttttgtaacttttttattCTCTTGCAGCATATCCAAGTCCTTTGGGAGAAGTTTTCATGTCCTCAAGTCTAATGGGAATCTGGCGGTCAAGGTGTTCTGCTCCTGGGACTTTAAAGTCAGCAAGAAGACATCTGTTAGACTGCAGTGTGAGAAAATCAGTACTCAGCTCAAAGTACGCAACCATTTAAGTATTCAATTAGACTCACTGATATGTGAAACATTAGCATCCATGTGAGGGTGtagacaaatgtattttaaagcaGATAATAATATACCATAGATGTTTCACACATTAACCTCAATATGCTACATGCTTGGTTACATTGTCACACTATCTCAGTTCTTGTGCAGTGGTGTTTACACAGGAAGTTTTTAATGATGCCttttcacacaataaaacatggtCCTCAAATGCACATTAAGACTAATGAAGGCCATTTTCTTATCAAGGAAGGATTTAAATGTATATTCCAAATATACAGCAGGTGATAGCAGATGTCAGCCTTGACAGGGTCGACAAACAATATGcacatttgtgttgtgtttcaaCTTATTGTGTAGGTCATTTAAATGCTTCTTGTGCAAGATTACAAATACTGCTCTTGCAACAGGAGCTGCTCTCAGAGATGATGAGtggagaagatgaagagagCAACATGGAGCGACTCTGCCGCATCTTTGTGCATCTGTCAGCATGGGTTGCCTGTCTGGCCAGCATCGCCCTGGGCACCCTGACAGTCTATcatctgtcagaaaaaaaaaaggttagaGAAAAATGTGCAACAACTGTTGTGCAACCACACATGGTAGATTTCATACGTATTTAAGCAGCTATTTACTTTTCTCAAGCATACCACGAAAATAACTCGGAAGAAGTACCTTCCCCCTGAGTTTGTTTActtctcctttttcatttcctGGCAGAAGTTTTACATTTGCTTGTCAGCTCAAAAGAATCACTATGTGTGAGAATCTGAAACACCCTTTCAGTGTTTCATACCACTCTCCTGacacttaattttttttcaactgGTAACACTGCTGGGAAAACTAGTAACAAATGGTGCCAAGatgtatttaaattaaataacattatCAATAAGAGCTTTTAGACACAACGTACATAAGGTTCTTCTGCTGTAGAGTCTtcaacttttttcacagcagacatttagaCCTGCTGGTGAgactaataatattaataattttgcATTACAGCCGACTGACACGTCTTCCACAGAAACTGAACTGCTGCCAGTGTCTGCAGTAGTGTCGGCCATTAACCTGTTACTCCCTGGACTCTTCAACCTATGTGCTTGGCTAGAGAAATATGACTCACCCAGTGTTCGTGTCTATGTCTCCATCTTCaggtgaggaagaagaagtacaaaaaacatgatgaagttcaaacatgcaaaatgataataagcaaaacacattttgaagtGAAAGTGGACTTTAAATTGCAAAGCTGTGTAATTCCACTTAATTTagaactacaaaactacaaaaagaactacaaaaaacaaaacaacaacattttgtcatattttatcAGTAATAGTTCAGCTTCAGTCATTTCTAAACCATTATCGAACAAAAGGTCTGGGAATTCATAGATGACTCGTGGTATTAGACTAAGGGCATATTTTAGAATAAAACTTTGTTATTTACTGATATATAACTTCACGCTAATACCGAAAACATTCTGTGAACTTTTAAACTGCACTAAAAACTATGTTTTCTTGTATATGTACCATGTAAATGTTTTCCTCAGTTATTATGTaggcattttaatttttatagattttgtttttaagaaaagtttGGTACAT contains:
- the LOC137201061 gene encoding transmembrane channel-like protein 6 isoform X1, with translation MAHSVSFDVNICQTESDYENLNDGEPGQLSLCEMVREPAASTQRWSETLQMEVFRECTDSWPTASHMTDDGEEINPLQRYRWSAATVKILSSMPSRTVGQTSTTGTSRCATRSSQLHRHQTTSQDTSHHSRPIQDDFVLTDVEEISGEECGFTENEKEQLLSRLQGLSVADSMRKLRAMPLSLADKKELRQLALNDVAESSFITRKIPYYSSFRMYISRTWRQCVYNCLPILASLRLWHSPMKRLSGRFGTGVLSYFLFLRTLMLFNLLLFFITGLFLVFPQAINPPLNDRRYNNFTGLELLTGKGYFSQSLMFYGYYSNTNSTIIPAAYFFTITIAFFIICIILVHSISKSFGRSFHVLKSNGNLAVKVFCSWDFKVSKKTSVRLQCEKISTQLKELLSEMMSGEDEESNMERLCRIFVHLSAWVACLASIALGTLTVYHLSEKKKPTDTSSTETELLPVSAVVSAINLLLPGLFNLCAWLEKYDSPSVRVYVSIFRNLLLKVSVIGVLCYHWLGRIAVEPENHGLQCWESFVGRELYRLLLMDFIFTVLYTFLGEFLWRLFSKHVLKRNRKPVFDIARNVLELIYGQTLTWIGVLFAPLLPAIQIIKLFVLFYMRKDSLLLNCQASSKPWRASQMTTLFISLLFFPSFLGAATVVTYTIWKIKPSSDCGPFRNNTMFESVGVWAEQMQNAHPVLTWLNWIYRYLVDNPLLLFLASGVFLMVIYIHSQVVDGQRRIISLLEKQIENEGKDKKFLITKLQDINEHSPVSPHQ
- the LOC137201061 gene encoding transmembrane channel-like protein 6 isoform X2, which gives rise to MAHSVSFDVNICQTESDYENLNDGEPGQLSLCEMVREPAASTQRWSETLQMEVFRECTDSWPTASHMTDDGEEINPLQRYRWSAATVKILSSMPSRTVGQTSTTGTSRCATRSSQLHRHQTTSQDTSHHSRPIQDDFVLTDVEEISGEENEKEQLLSRLQGLSVADSMRKLRAMPLSLADKKELRQLALNDVAESSFITRKIPYYSSFRMYISRTWRQCVYNCLPILASLRLWHSPMKRLSGRFGTGVLSYFLFLRTLMLFNLLLFFITGLFLVFPQAINPPLNDRRYNNFTGLELLTGKGYFSQSLMFYGYYSNTNSTIIPAAYFFTITIAFFIICIILVHSISKSFGRSFHVLKSNGNLAVKVFCSWDFKVSKKTSVRLQCEKISTQLKELLSEMMSGEDEESNMERLCRIFVHLSAWVACLASIALGTLTVYHLSEKKKPTDTSSTETELLPVSAVVSAINLLLPGLFNLCAWLEKYDSPSVRVYVSIFRNLLLKVSVIGVLCYHWLGRIAVEPENHGLQCWESFVGRELYRLLLMDFIFTVLYTFLGEFLWRLFSKHVLKRNRKPVFDIARNVLELIYGQTLTWIGVLFAPLLPAIQIIKLFVLFYMRKDSLLLNCQASSKPWRASQMTTLFISLLFFPSFLGAATVVTYTIWKIKPSSDCGPFRNNTMFESVGVWAEQMQNAHPVLTWLNWIYRYLVDNPLLLFLASGVFLMVIYIHSQVVDGQRRIISLLEKQIENEGKDKKFLITKLQDINEHSPVSPHQ